A single region of the Chloroflexota bacterium genome encodes:
- a CDS encoding carboxymuconolactone decarboxylase family protein, giving the protein METEEKQLELYNSLMKYRDKRSQVLPDVAAAGNALGEAVYSDGALNRKVKRLIAMAVALGIGCMPCIIAQTKQAVEAGATKEEVLEAASVLLAIHGTSGYSESWRVVKVLEELGMM; this is encoded by the coding sequence ATGGAAACTGAGGAAAAGCAATTGGAGCTTTACAACAGTCTAATGAAGTATAGAGATAAGCGGTCGCAGGTATTGCCAGATGTAGCGGCTGCAGGAAATGCGTTAGGGGAAGCGGTTTATAGTGATGGGGCACTTAATCGTAAGGTTAAGCGCCTAATAGCTATGGCCGTGGCACTTGGTATCGGGTGCATGCCCTGCATAATAGCTCAAACTAAACAGGCAGTTGAAGCTGGAGCCACGAAAGAGGAGGTTCTGGAAGCTGCCTCAGTGCTTCTAGCCATACATGGTACTAGCGGTTATTCTGAATCTTGGAGGGTGGTTAAAGTACTGGAAGAGTTGGGAATGATGTAG